In Camelus dromedarius isolate mCamDro1 chromosome 4, mCamDro1.pat, whole genome shotgun sequence, the following are encoded in one genomic region:
- the KCNJ3 gene encoding G protein-activated inward rectifier potassium channel 1 isoform X2, which translates to MSALRRKFGDDYQVVTTSSSGSGLQPQGPGQGPQQQLVPKKKRQRFVDKNGRCNVQHGNLGSETSRYLSDLFTTLVDLKWRWNLFIFILTYTVAWLFMASMWWVIAYTRGDLNKAHVGNYTPCVANVYNFPSAFLFFIETEATIGYGYRYITDKCPEGIILFLFQSILGSIVDAFLIGCMFIKMSQPKKRAETLMFSEHAVISMRDGKLTLMFRVGNLRNSHMVSAQIRCKLLKG; encoded by the coding sequence ATGTCTGCACTCCGAAGGAAATTTGGGGACGATTACCAGGTAGTGACCACCTCGTCCAGCGGCTCGGGCTTGCAGCCCCAGGGGCCGGGCCAGGGCCCGCAGCAGCAGCTTGTGCCCAAGAAGAAGCGGCAGCGGTTCGTGGACAAGAACGGCCGGTGCAATGTTCAGCACGGCAACCTGGGCAGCGAGACGAGCCGCTACCTCTCGGACCTCTTCACCACCCTGGTGGACCTCAAGTGGCGCTGGAACCTCTTCATTTTCATCCTCACCTACACTGTGGCCTGGCTCTTCATGGCGTCCATGTGGTGGGTGATCGCCTACACTCGGGGCGACCTGAACAAAGCCCATGTCGGCAACTATACGCCCTGCGTGGCCAATGTCTATAACTTCCCTTCCGCCTTCCTCTTCTTCATCGAGACCGAGGCCACCATCGGCTATGGCTATCGCTACATCACCGACAAGTGCCCCGAAGGCatcatcctcttcctcttccagtcCATTCTCGGCTCCATCGTGGACGCCTTCCTCATCGGCTGCATGTTCATCAAGATGTCCCAGCCCAAGAAGCGCGCGGAGACCCTTATGTTTAGCGAGCACGCGGTGATCTCCATGAGGGACGGGAAACTCACGCTCATGTTCCGAGTGGGCAACCTGCGCAACAGCCACATGGTCTCCGCGCAGATCCGCTGTAAGCTACTCAAA